A part of Capsicum annuum cultivar UCD-10X-F1 chromosome 6, UCD10Xv1.1, whole genome shotgun sequence genomic DNA contains:
- the LOC124899659 gene encoding putative late blight resistance protein homolog R1B-13 has translation MEHGREWNMGEEDTFENLKYLCLEEVTLAKWEFGEESFPVLEKLALWRCSKLTEIPPNFGDGALNLKIQLWRLNNMLKISREKTSFRSLARIISHYLRQILRT, from the exons ATGGAACATGGGAGAGAATGGAACATGGGGGAGGAAGACACCTTTGAGAATCTCAAATATTTGTGCTTGGAAGAAGTGACTCTTGCTAAGTGGGAGTTTGGAGAGGAATCCTTTCCCGTGCTTGAGAAATTAGCACTGTGGAGATGTAGCAAGCTTACAGAGATTCCGCCTAATTTTGGGGATGGAGCCCTCAACTTGAAGATTCAGCTCTGGAGATTAAACAATATGTTGAAGATATCACGGGAGAAGACAAGCTTCAGATCCTTGGCCCGAATAATATCCCATTATCTAAGACAG ATCCTGAGAACTTGA